From Halotia branconii CENA392, the proteins below share one genomic window:
- a CDS encoding sensor histidine kinase, whose amino-acid sequence MTKTNWRWIKSLPLASRLFFSHLVVMVVGLLSLVIISRFSSPRFFVLHLERLESRGLKLINIRTELVQGFEIAWRRSTLWSVIVGTTAAGGLSYWVSKRIMQRLTEMEQITQKFAAGQLEARLPLSDIPELHRLGTSFNRMAASLEGVEARRRELIGDMTHELRTPLTVVRGYLEELADGEIEPSPEIYQRLARETKRLERLVNDLQELSKAEAGYLPINIQPINLFPLLESLVEKFTDQMLEDGPVLRSEFSSQLPLVLADIDRTEQILVNLLGNAVRYTTQGSIILRAWTEASKLWIAVIDTGIGIASKDLPHVFERFWRTDQSRDRHSGGTGIGLTITRRLVELQGGQIDVESKLGVGSTFRFFLPLA is encoded by the coding sequence ATGACTAAAACAAACTGGCGTTGGATAAAGTCCTTGCCTTTAGCGTCGCGCCTGTTTTTCTCCCACTTAGTAGTGATGGTAGTGGGATTATTGAGTCTTGTAATCATTAGTAGATTTTCTTCACCGCGCTTTTTCGTCTTGCATTTAGAAAGATTAGAAAGCAGGGGATTGAAGCTAATTAATATTCGTACAGAATTAGTTCAAGGATTTGAGATAGCTTGGCGGCGAAGCACTCTTTGGTCAGTCATAGTCGGTACTACTGCTGCGGGAGGCTTGAGTTATTGGGTATCAAAACGAATTATGCAGCGGTTGACCGAAATGGAACAAATTACTCAAAAGTTTGCTGCTGGTCAATTAGAAGCGCGATTACCTTTGTCTGACATTCCAGAACTGCATCGATTAGGTACTAGTTTTAATCGTATGGCAGCTAGTTTAGAAGGAGTGGAAGCACGGCGGCGAGAACTAATTGGAGACATGACCCACGAATTACGTACACCCTTGACTGTTGTACGCGGTTACTTAGAAGAACTTGCAGACGGAGAAATAGAACCGTCACCAGAGATTTATCAGCGGCTAGCCAGGGAAACTAAACGTTTAGAGCGTTTAGTCAACGATTTGCAAGAACTTTCTAAAGCAGAGGCTGGTTATCTACCAATTAATATACAGCCAATAAATCTGTTTCCTTTATTAGAATCATTAGTAGAAAAATTTACTGACCAGATGTTGGAAGATGGCCCTGTTCTGCGTTCAGAATTTTCATCTCAATTACCGCTAGTATTGGCAGATATTGACCGTACAGAACAGATATTGGTCAACTTGCTGGGTAACGCAGTGCGTTATACTACCCAAGGTTCAATTATCCTACGTGCTTGGACTGAAGCATCTAAACTTTGGATTGCGGTTATTGATACAGGTATTGGCATTGCCTCAAAAGATTTGCCTCACGTGTTTGAGCGCTTTTGGCGCACCGATCAATCACGCGATCGCCATTCTGGAGGAACAGGCATTGGTTTAACGATCACTCGCCGTTTGGTTGAATTGCAAGGCGGTCAAATTGACGTAGAAAGTAAGTTGGGTGTTGGCAGTACATTTCGTTTTTTCTTGCCTTTGGCTTGA
- a CDS encoding response regulator, whose translation MDILIVEDEPEIAQLIQLSLDKEGFSCRVSRDGINALRMFQEQPPDLIILDLMIPGLDGLEVCARIRQKPGAKDPYILMLTAKGEEIDRVIGLSTGADDYMVKPFSPRELVARVRALLRRSLRQGGQNQVNRTQHFIVDVDQRTASRQIDAQEPEILDLTTLEFNLLTTFVSNPGRVWNRTQLIDKLWGDNFFGDERVVDTHVARLRKKVEPDPSNPAFIKTVVGVGYKFEDSPVM comes from the coding sequence ATGGATATTTTAATTGTTGAGGATGAACCAGAAATTGCTCAGTTAATTCAACTGTCTTTAGACAAAGAAGGATTTTCTTGTCGTGTTAGCCGCGATGGAATCAATGCTTTGCGGATGTTTCAGGAACAACCGCCAGATTTAATCATCCTAGACTTAATGATTCCTGGATTGGATGGATTAGAAGTTTGTGCCAGGATTCGCCAGAAACCAGGTGCAAAAGACCCCTATATTTTAATGCTCACAGCTAAGGGTGAAGAAATTGATCGGGTGATTGGCTTGTCTACTGGTGCTGATGACTACATGGTCAAACCTTTCAGTCCTAGGGAATTGGTCGCTAGAGTAAGGGCGCTATTACGGCGCAGTCTCCGCCAAGGAGGACAAAATCAAGTCAATCGTACTCAACACTTTATAGTAGATGTAGATCAACGTACAGCCAGTCGTCAAATAGATGCTCAAGAACCAGAAATTTTAGACTTAACTACCCTAGAATTTAATTTATTAACCACTTTTGTTAGCAATCCTGGCCGCGTTTGGAACCGCACCCAGTTAATTGACAAACTTTGGGGTGATAATTTTTTTGGTGATGAACGGGTGGTGGATACTCATGTCGCTAGGTTACGAAAAAAAGTTGAGCCTGATCCTAGTAATCCCGCTTTTATCAAAACTGTTGTTGGGGTCGGTTATAAATTTGAAGATTCCCCTGTAATGTAA
- a CDS encoding R3H domain-containing nucleic acid-binding protein, translated as MTITEDLQKLLDILPQDLRQILENHPKQDSLIEVVLDLGRRPEARFPNQAEYLSEVPVTQEQIDDCIVRVGIFGGDNRAGIEQTLHRISAIRNRTGKIIGLTCRVGRAVFGTIGMIRDLVETGKSILMLGRPGVGKTTALREIARVLADELHKRVVIIDTSNEIAGDGDVAHPAIGRARRMQVAHPELQHQVMIEAVENHMPEVIVIDEIGTELEALAARTIAERGVQLVGTAHGNQIENLIKNPTLADLVGGIQAVTLGDDEARRRGSQKTVLERKAPPTFEIAVEMLERQRWVVHESVADTVDNLLRGRQPTPQTRSVDDQGKVAVTRQLAVVNGRGGHTATTEESFLPARQSNGWRSSGQMVALPPLSLERERVSGQSEFDRLLDESFNYSDSIDFSATKYPGPNGEDLPLHIYPYGVSRHQLEQVINVLTLPVVLTKDIDSADAILALRSHVKNHAKLRQIAKARHVPIHMIKSSTIGQITRGLRRLLNIDDPEISDERELQLFLHSASDDEIDALEEARLAVEQIVIPKGQPVELLPRSSQVRKMQHELVEHYRLKSHSFGEEPNRRLRIYPA; from the coding sequence ATGACGATAACAGAAGATCTCCAAAAGTTATTAGACATTTTGCCCCAAGACCTGCGACAAATACTAGAGAATCATCCCAAACAAGATAGTTTAATTGAGGTAGTCTTGGATTTGGGACGTAGACCAGAAGCTCGTTTTCCCAATCAAGCCGAGTATCTGAGCGAAGTACCCGTTACTCAAGAACAAATAGATGATTGTATTGTGCGAGTCGGAATCTTTGGCGGAGATAATCGGGCAGGAATTGAGCAAACTTTGCACCGCATCAGTGCCATCCGCAATCGCACTGGTAAGATTATTGGCTTGACCTGTCGCGTAGGTCGAGCAGTATTCGGAACCATCGGCATGATCCGCGATTTGGTAGAAACTGGTAAATCCATTCTGATGTTGGGTCGTCCAGGCGTGGGTAAAACCACGGCTTTAAGGGAAATTGCCCGTGTTTTAGCAGATGAACTACATAAACGAGTAGTAATTATTGACACCTCCAATGAAATTGCTGGTGATGGTGATGTTGCTCACCCCGCCATTGGCCGCGCTAGACGGATGCAAGTGGCTCATCCAGAACTTCAGCATCAGGTGATGATTGAAGCAGTAGAAAACCACATGCCAGAAGTCATCGTTATTGATGAAATTGGCACAGAATTGGAAGCTTTAGCGGCTCGTACCATTGCTGAACGAGGTGTGCAATTAGTAGGTACTGCCCACGGAAACCAAATTGAAAACCTGATTAAAAACCCCACTCTTGCTGATTTAGTTGGGGGTATTCAGGCGGTGACTTTAGGAGATGACGAAGCCAGACGCAGAGGTAGTCAAAAGACTGTTTTAGAACGTAAAGCTCCCCCTACCTTTGAAATTGCTGTGGAAATGTTAGAACGGCAACGCTGGGTTGTACACGAAAGCGTTGCTGATACAGTAGATAATCTATTGCGAGGGCGGCAACCTACCCCACAAACCAGAAGCGTTGATGATCAAGGTAAGGTGGCAGTTACACGGCAGTTAGCTGTTGTCAATGGTCGTGGTGGACATACAGCCACAACAGAGGAATCTTTCTTGCCTGCACGACAATCCAACGGCTGGCGTTCGTCTGGACAAATGGTAGCATTGCCGCCATTGTCTTTAGAACGCGAACGGGTAAGTGGGCAAAGTGAATTTGATCGCTTACTGGATGAATCTTTTAATTACTCGGATAGCATCGATTTTAGTGCTACCAAATATCCAGGGCCAAATGGTGAAGATTTACCACTGCACATTTATCCTTATGGTGTCAGCCGCCATCAACTAGAACAAGTAATTAACGTGCTAACTTTACCAGTGGTATTGACAAAAGATATTGATAGTGCTGATGCAATTTTAGCATTGCGATCGCATGTCAAAAATCATGCCAAACTCCGGCAAATCGCCAAAGCCCGTCATGTACCAATCCACATGATTAAGTCCAGCACAATTGGGCAGATTACCCGTGGTTTAAGGCGGTTACTAAATATTGATGACCCAGAAATATCTGATGAACGAGAATTACAACTGTTTTTACACAGTGCTAGTGATGACGAAATTGATGCCCTAGAAGAAGCCAGACTTGCCGTCGAGCAAATTGTAATTCCTAAAGGACAGCCAGTTGAGTTATTGCCTCGTTCTTCGCAAGTCCGCAAAATGCAACATGAGCTGGTAGAACACTATCGCCTCAAGTCGCACAGTTTTGGAGAAGAACCAAATCGGCGTTTGCGGATTTATCCAGCATAA
- a CDS encoding TOBE domain-containing protein, translated as MPRKEQGWITFQTSEEERKLLEDFCQQSQRTKTEILRELVRGLNKHDTTPAPLPTIQADKENVYTSKLEISSPRKPLKVSSRNILKGIVKRVVTGAVNSEVTIEVVHKVELTSIITRMSAEELQLLEGTEAYAVIKSNDIVIARE; from the coding sequence ATGCCCAGAAAAGAACAAGGATGGATTACATTTCAAACATCGGAAGAGGAGCGTAAGCTTCTAGAAGATTTCTGTCAGCAGTCTCAGCGTACTAAGACTGAGATATTGCGGGAACTAGTACGTGGTTTAAACAAGCACGATACAACACCAGCACCGCTACCAACCATACAGGCGGATAAGGAAAATGTTTACACTTCTAAGTTAGAAATTAGTAGTCCCAGAAAACCGCTAAAAGTTAGTTCCCGCAATATTTTAAAGGGCATTGTCAAGCGAGTAGTTACTGGAGCCGTCAATAGTGAGGTGACAATAGAAGTTGTTCATAAAGTTGAGTTAACCTCAATTATCACCAGAATGTCAGCAGAAGAATTACAACTTTTGGAAGGAACAGAAGCTTATGCAGTAATCAAATCCAATGATATAGTTATTGCCAGAGAATAA
- a CDS encoding ATP-dependent 6-phosphofructokinase — protein MGKCKRIGILTSGGDCSGLNAVIRSVVHCACGKGWEVLGIRQATLGLMARPPQFTKLEIDLVDPLLTSGGTMLGTTNKGDPFAFLMADGSVCDRSEEIIAGYHQLGLDALIGIGGDGSLAILRRLAQQGNINLVGIPKTIDNDIGITEHAIGFDTAVNIATEALDRLNFTAASHSRVMILEVMGRDAGHIAIAAGIAGGADVILIPEIPYNLDHICHKIKQRQEKGKNYCLIIVSEAVRTQDGETVTMTNSLGQSRYGGIGQYLADQISNCIGTETRVTVLGHIQRGGTASPLDRLVAAAFGVAAVELIAEGKYDYMVTWQNRQVFAVPIAEAIAQYKTVNPEDTLVKTARGLGIYLGD, from the coding sequence ATGGGTAAATGTAAGCGTATTGGCATTCTAACTAGTGGAGGAGATTGTTCTGGTTTAAATGCGGTTATTCGATCTGTTGTGCATTGTGCTTGTGGAAAAGGTTGGGAAGTATTAGGGATTCGTCAAGCAACTCTAGGCTTAATGGCACGTCCACCGCAATTTACAAAACTGGAAATTGATTTAGTTGACCCGCTGTTAACCTCTGGTGGCACAATGTTAGGAACCACCAACAAAGGCGATCCTTTTGCTTTTTTGATGGCTGATGGTAGTGTCTGCGATCGCTCCGAGGAAATCATTGCAGGTTATCATCAATTAGGTTTAGATGCTTTGATTGGCATTGGTGGCGATGGTAGTTTGGCTATTCTCCGTCGTTTGGCACAACAAGGCAATATTAATTTAGTTGGTATTCCCAAAACAATTGATAACGATATTGGGATTACCGAACATGCTATTGGTTTCGATACTGCCGTTAATATTGCTACAGAAGCACTTGATCGGTTAAATTTTACCGCTGCCTCTCACAGTCGAGTCATGATTCTAGAAGTGATGGGTCGTGATGCCGGACACATTGCGATCGCTGCGGGAATTGCCGGAGGAGCAGATGTAATTTTAATTCCCGAAATTCCCTACAATCTTGACCATATTTGCCACAAAATTAAACAGCGCCAAGAAAAAGGCAAAAATTATTGTCTAATTATTGTGTCCGAGGCAGTTCGTACCCAAGACGGTGAAACTGTGACCATGACAAATAGCTTGGGTCAATCTCGATATGGTGGTATTGGTCAGTACTTAGCCGATCAAATTAGCAATTGCATTGGTACAGAAACACGAGTCACAGTCTTGGGACACATCCAACGTGGTGGAACAGCTTCACCACTAGATCGATTAGTAGCCGCTGCCTTTGGTGTAGCAGCGGTAGAGCTGATCGCAGAAGGTAAATATGACTACATGGTGACTTGGCAAAATCGCCAAGTTTTTGCTGTACCCATTGCTGAGGCGATCGCTCAATATAAAACTGTCAACCCAGAGGATACTTTAGTCAAAACTGCTCGTGGTTTAGGTATTTATTTGGGAGATTAA
- a CDS encoding NYN domain-containing protein has translation MTINTFPKTKNAYKRLEEETNLQGKILIRNGIKSEDPKKNEPKAENLIINDLNRGRVAIFIDGVNLFHAALQLGIEIDYLKLLCRLTAGSRLLRAFFYTTIDVSRQTTMRPRSNEKQQGFLFWMRRNGYRVFTKEVQSVDNSKDNSKKSNLNVEIAVDMITLAPHYDTAILVSGDGDLAYAVNAVTSTGSRVELVSLRTMTSDSLIDVADYFVDLDSIKQYIQKDSHPGYNYRAMSNSKL, from the coding sequence ATGACTATCAATACTTTTCCCAAGACCAAAAATGCATATAAGCGCCTTGAAGAAGAAACAAATTTGCAAGGGAAAATTTTGATAAGAAATGGTATCAAATCTGAAGATCCCAAGAAAAATGAGCCGAAAGCTGAAAATTTGATTATCAATGACTTAAATCGTGGTCGAGTCGCTATTTTTATTGATGGTGTCAACTTATTTCATGCAGCTTTGCAACTGGGGATTGAAATCGATTATCTCAAATTGCTTTGTCGTTTAACTGCTGGTTCACGATTATTGCGTGCCTTCTTTTACACTACAATAGACGTTTCACGACAAACTACTATGCGTCCTCGCAGCAATGAAAAACAACAGGGTTTTCTATTTTGGATGCGTCGTAATGGTTATCGTGTATTTACCAAAGAAGTACAGTCAGTAGATAATTCCAAAGATAATTCCAAAAAATCCAATTTGAATGTAGAAATTGCTGTCGATATGATTACCTTGGCTCCTCACTACGATACTGCAATCTTAGTTAGCGGCGATGGAGATTTAGCTTACGCGGTGAATGCTGTCACCAGCACAGGGTCTAGAGTGGAATTAGTAAGTCTGCGAACAATGACCAGTGACAGCTTGATTGATGTTGCTGATTATTTTGTTGATCTCGATAGCATTAAACAATACATTCAAAAGGATTCTCACCCAGGCTATAATTATCGGGCGATGTCTAACTCTAAACTTTAA
- a CDS encoding ABC transporter permease, whose protein sequence is MAITKPQLPNFLRFAQNSNLSQKLMLVGLTITLFFIFIALFAPVFQAWGWLQDPKEFLSNPIQEPPSAQYWFGTSRLGHDVFSRTLFGAQAALQVVILATALSMIIGVPLGMVSGYLGGKLDKFLLFIMDSIYTLPGLLLSVTLAFVVGRGILNAAIAISIAYVPQYYRVVRNHTVSVKTEVFIEAAQAMGASTWIVLSRYLFFNVIQSVPVLFTLNAADAILVLGGLGFLGLGLPEEVPEWGHDLKQALEALPTGIWWTTLFPGLGMTFMVVGLSLLGEGLNEFVNPRLRRENGIRK, encoded by the coding sequence ATGGCCATAACTAAACCTCAGCTGCCGAATTTTTTACGTTTTGCTCAAAATTCTAATCTTTCTCAAAAATTAATGTTGGTTGGGTTAACCATTACCCTGTTTTTCATCTTTATAGCTTTGTTTGCTCCTGTATTCCAAGCTTGGGGATGGCTACAAGATCCTAAAGAATTTCTCTCAAATCCAATTCAAGAGCCACCTTCAGCTCAATATTGGTTTGGTACGAGTCGCCTAGGTCATGATGTCTTCTCCCGCACACTGTTTGGCGCTCAAGCTGCGTTGCAAGTGGTGATTTTAGCAACAGCATTGAGTATGATTATCGGCGTGCCTTTAGGCATGGTAAGTGGGTATCTGGGCGGTAAGTTAGATAAATTTTTGCTATTTATTATGGATAGCATCTACACCTTACCGGGGTTATTGCTGTCGGTGACGTTAGCATTTGTAGTCGGACGGGGAATATTAAATGCTGCGATCGCTATTAGTATTGCCTACGTTCCCCAATATTACCGCGTTGTTCGCAACCACACAGTCAGCGTCAAAACTGAAGTTTTTATCGAAGCAGCGCAAGCAATGGGTGCTTCTACTTGGATTGTTCTGTCTCGATATCTATTTTTCAACGTCATTCAAAGCGTACCCGTACTATTTACCCTGAATGCCGCCGATGCAATTTTAGTATTAGGCGGTTTGGGCTTTTTAGGACTAGGACTTCCCGAAGAAGTGCCAGAATGGGGACATGATTTAAAACAAGCTTTAGAAGCCCTACCCACAGGCATTTGGTGGACTACACTTTTCCCCGGTTTAGGAATGACATTCATGGTTGTAGGGTTATCACTACTTGGTGAAGGGTTAAATGAATTTGTCAATCCACGATTACGGCGAGAAAATGGAATCCGGAAATAG
- a CDS encoding GNAT family N-acetyltransferase has product MDYAIRPITKEDEPFLWQMLYEAAHMGEEANLNVQDAMNHSDLAKYVQNWGLKDDMGFVAIAVSSNRPVGAAWLRLLTGENQGYGYVDDQTPELAIAVLPEYRNQGIGSQLLTHLLAAAKTSYQSISLSTRSSNPAVSLYQKLGWKVIAGSETINRVNSISFKMKIDY; this is encoded by the coding sequence ATGGATTACGCAATTCGTCCCATCACAAAGGAAGACGAGCCTTTTCTTTGGCAAATGCTCTATGAAGCGGCGCACATGGGAGAAGAAGCTAATCTAAATGTGCAAGATGCAATGAATCATTCTGATTTGGCAAAATATGTCCAGAATTGGGGACTTAAAGATGACATGGGCTTTGTCGCTATTGCAGTCAGTAGCAATCGGCCAGTAGGAGCTGCTTGGCTACGTTTATTAACAGGTGAAAATCAGGGATATGGTTATGTTGATGATCAAACTCCTGAACTTGCGATCGCAGTTTTGCCCGAATATAGAAATCAAGGTATAGGATCACAATTACTTACTCATTTATTAGCAGCAGCAAAAACATCTTATCAGTCAATATCACTCAGCACTAGAAGCTCAAATCCTGCTGTCAGTTTATACCAAAAATTAGGTTGGAAAGTTATTGCTGGTAGTGAGACAATCAATCGAGTTAATAGTATTTCTTTCAAAATGAAAATTGATTATTAA
- a CDS encoding response regulator, with amino-acid sequence MLKSSKIGTKIGSGFAISLALLTTIGLISYQSTNELIETSRRESHTYEVLSELKDLNLELRNAETGQRGYIITGEQRYLEPYNVATKVLDQKFQELKKLTADNSIQQSRLDRLQPLIRKRLAVMQAAISLRQNQGLEAAQKIILTDEGKQLMDEIQQIVEAMKDEENMLLQQRSQKAHAAAQRTINIIVFSIPLLFLILALIGFILTRYISKPLRLFSEVAENIADGNLLVSLPNSDRQDEIGVLTRTFNQMIVNLRNTNQKNDDQNWLKSNLAEFTQILQGQRNLESVSRLILSNLAPLVGAQQGVFYVMDSVDNQPVFKLISSYAYQERKNLANQFRLGEGLVGQCALEKEKILLTEVPNDYIRISSGLGEALPLNIIVLPVLFENQVSAVIELASFQRFSQLHLAFLEQFTEIVGVFLNNIASSAQTQQLLQESVALTEELRLQQEELRQSNQLLEQQAQELEESQLLLKQQQEELKQSNEELQQLNEELEEKAELLEVQNREVARKNQEVERARRSLEDKAEQLALSSKYKSEFLANMSHELRTPLNSLLILARLLADNSGDNLTDKQVEYSRTIYSAGTDLLELINDILDLAKIESGTLSVEIEQIPLVDLQSSLEQTFTQIAQNKGLKFAVELDNNLPDIISQDPKRLLQILKNLLANAFKFTDQGGVKLQISKVTEAEQPEHPMIAFAVSDTGIGIPEDKQKIIFEAFQQADGTTSRKYGGTGLGLSISRELAQLLGGRIEIVSQPDQGSTFTFYLPQTYSGNTQITIPKPKTRLETTSSLPPQPIRSLPQLAPNLPYEIADDRQVIQPGDRILLVIEDDDKFARILLEMARQQGFKVMVALQSKQGLVLAQQFKPDAITLDIHMPEMDGWTVLDRLKHDPETRHIPVHIFSVDDREQRGLQLGAITYLQKPVSPETLTEVLTGIKGFIERKVKNLLVIEDDPVQAQSIIELIGNSDVQSTAVGTGKEALLILKSQRFDCIVLDLGLPDMSGLELIEQIKQEPSLLKLPIIIYTGKELTRQEDTQLRGLAETIIIKNVRSPERLLDETALFLHRVQANLPQPKREILEQLHQSDPVLANRTILIVDDDLRNIFALTSFLESYQMQVLFAENGRDGIEMLQANPETNIVLMDIMMPEMDGYQTTRAIRQQQEFRTLPIIALTAKAMPGDREKCIEAGASDYITKPVDTEQLLSLLRVWLYR; translated from the coding sequence ATGTTGAAAAGTTCAAAGATTGGAACCAAGATTGGATCTGGTTTTGCGATCAGTCTGGCGCTTCTAACCACAATTGGTCTAATCTCCTACCAAAGCACTAATGAACTTATTGAAACTTCGCGCCGAGAAAGCCATACATACGAAGTACTAAGTGAACTCAAAGATTTAAATCTGGAACTGAGAAATGCTGAGACTGGACAACGCGGTTACATAATTACAGGAGAACAGCGTTATCTAGAACCTTATAATGTTGCTACGAAAGTACTAGATCAAAAATTTCAGGAGCTGAAAAAGTTAACAGCAGATAACTCCATCCAACAAAGTCGGCTTGATAGGTTACAGCCACTGATTAGGAAGAGGCTGGCTGTCATGCAAGCAGCGATTAGTCTGCGGCAAAACCAAGGCTTAGAAGCTGCTCAAAAAATTATCTTAACAGATGAAGGCAAGCAACTGATGGATGAAATCCAGCAGATTGTCGAGGCCATGAAGGATGAGGAGAATATGCTCTTGCAGCAGAGGTCTCAGAAAGCACACGCAGCTGCCCAGCGAACTATTAACATAATTGTTTTTAGTATTCCCCTATTATTTTTAATCTTAGCTTTGATTGGGTTTATTCTGACTAGATATATCTCTAAACCACTGAGGCTATTTTCGGAGGTGGCGGAGAATATTGCAGATGGCAATTTATTGGTGAGTTTACCAAACAGCGATCGCCAAGATGAAATTGGTGTACTAACGCGAACTTTCAACCAAATGATTGTGAATCTGCGAAACACCAATCAAAAAAATGACGATCAAAATTGGCTAAAGTCGAATTTAGCTGAATTTACCCAAATCCTCCAAGGACAAAGAAATCTAGAAAGCGTATCTCGCCTGATACTATCGAACCTAGCACCTTTGGTTGGGGCGCAGCAAGGCGTTTTTTACGTAATGGACTCGGTTGATAACCAGCCTGTATTCAAGCTCATAAGTAGCTATGCTTACCAAGAGCGTAAAAACTTAGCAAATCAGTTTCGCTTAGGTGAAGGACTGGTAGGACAGTGTGCCTTAGAAAAAGAAAAAATACTGTTAACTGAAGTTCCTAACGATTACATCCGTATTAGTTCTGGCTTAGGAGAAGCACTGCCGCTAAATATTATTGTGTTACCTGTATTATTTGAAAACCAAGTCAGTGCTGTCATTGAACTGGCTTCCTTTCAACGTTTTAGTCAGCTGCATTTGGCATTTCTAGAGCAATTCACTGAAATCGTTGGTGTATTTTTGAATAATATTGCCTCAAGCGCACAAACTCAGCAGCTATTACAAGAGTCTGTTGCTTTAACAGAAGAATTACGACTGCAACAAGAAGAATTAAGACAAAGTAATCAGCTTCTAGAACAACAGGCACAAGAGTTAGAAGAATCACAATTACTCTTAAAGCAGCAGCAAGAGGAGTTGAAGCAGTCTAATGAAGAATTACAGCAGCTAAATGAAGAACTAGAAGAAAAAGCAGAATTATTAGAAGTACAAAACCGGGAAGTTGCCCGTAAAAATCAAGAGGTTGAACGAGCAAGGCGTTCTTTAGAAGATAAAGCAGAGCAATTGGCTTTGTCTTCTAAATACAAGTCAGAGTTTCTGGCGAATATGTCTCATGAGTTGCGAACACCGCTTAATAGCCTATTAATTTTGGCTAGACTGCTGGCAGATAATTCCGGAGACAACTTAACCGATAAACAAGTAGAGTACAGCCGGACTATCTACTCGGCTGGTACAGATTTACTGGAGTTAATTAATGACATTTTAGATTTGGCCAAAATTGAGTCGGGAACTTTATCAGTAGAAATTGAGCAAATTCCTTTAGTAGATTTACAGAGTTCTCTAGAACAGACTTTTACTCAAATAGCCCAGAATAAAGGACTCAAGTTTGCAGTTGAATTAGACAATAATTTACCAGATATCATTTCTCAAGATCCCAAACGTCTGTTACAAATACTGAAAAATCTGTTGGCTAACGCCTTTAAGTTTACCGACCAAGGAGGCGTAAAGTTACAAATTAGTAAAGTTACTGAGGCAGAACAACCTGAGCATCCGATGATTGCTTTTGCCGTTAGTGATACAGGTATTGGTATTCCTGAAGATAAACAAAAGATTATTTTTGAAGCATTTCAACAAGCGGATGGCACAACTAGTCGCAAGTACGGGGGAACTGGCTTAGGCTTATCTATCAGCCGTGAATTGGCTCAGTTGTTGGGGGGAAGAATTGAAATAGTTAGCCAACCAGATCAGGGAAGTACCTTCACTTTCTATCTACCCCAGACTTATTCAGGGAATACTCAAATAACGATTCCCAAGCCAAAGACAAGGCTAGAAACCACCTCTTCACTACCTCCTCAACCGATTAGATCATTACCCCAGTTAGCCCCTAATTTACCTTATGAAATTGCCGACGATCGCCAAGTCATTCAACCAGGCGATCGCATCTTGCTAGTTATCGAAGATGATGATAAATTCGCCCGGATCTTACTAGAAATGGCTCGCCAACAAGGCTTTAAAGTCATGGTGGCTTTACAAAGCAAACAAGGTTTAGTTTTAGCACAACAATTTAAGCCTGATGCCATTACATTAGATATTCACATGCCAGAAATGGATGGTTGGACAGTTTTAGATCGTCTCAAACATGATCCAGAGACTAGACATATTCCAGTACATATATTTTCTGTAGATGACAGAGAGCAAAGGGGGCTACAGCTAGGAGCAATTACTTATTTACAAAAACCTGTATCTCCAGAAACACTAACTGAAGTATTGACTGGCATTAAAGGCTTTATTGAGCGTAAAGTCAAAAATCTTTTAGTCATAGAAGATGACCCCGTACAAGCTCAAAGTATTATTGAATTGATTGGCAACAGTGATGTCCAAAGTACAGCTGTGGGTACAGGAAAAGAAGCGCTGTTAATTTTGAAATCCCAGCGATTTGATTGTATCGTGTTAGATCTAGGTCTACCCGATATGAGTGGATTAGAACTGATTGAACAGATCAAACAAGAGCCTAGCCTATTGAAACTGCCAATCATTATTTATACAGGTAAAGAACTAACTCGACAAGAAGATACCCAACTTCGAGGATTAGCAGAGACTATCATCATCAAGAATGTGCGATCGCCTGAACGTTTGTTAGATGAAACAGCTTTATTTTTACATCGAGTCCAGGCTAATTTGCCCCAACCGAAGCGTGAGATCCTAGAACAATTACATCAAAGCGATCCAGTACTTGCGAATCGGACAATTTTGATTGTAGATGATGATTTGCGAAATATTTTTGCTCTCACCAGCTTTTTAGAAAGTTATCAAATGCAAGTATTATTTGCTGAAAATGGTCGAGACGGCATTGAAATGTTGCAAGCTAATCCTGAGACTAATATTGTTCTCATGGATATTATGATGCCAGAAATGGATGGTTATCAAACTACCCGTGCCATTCGCCAGCAACAAGAGTTCCGCACCCTGCCAATTATTGCTTTAACTGCTAAAGCCATGCCAGGCGATCGCGAAAAGTGCATCGAAGCCGGAGCTTCTGACTACATCACCAAACCTGTAGATACTGAACAGCTACTTTCGCTACTTCGGGTATGGTTGTATCGTTAA